Proteins co-encoded in one Ralstonia sp. RRA genomic window:
- a CDS encoding metal-dependent hydrolase — MMPVRRDVHPHLPADRISNWHERGHHVTHFLNALSIFFPAGERFFMDSVRNYRHLVTDPELKQAVAGFIGQEAMHTREHVLYNDLLDRAGLPANRIDRFVGKFLNVLRKYTPKSHQLAVTVALEHYTAMLANQVLSHEDGLGRNSQPGYRQVWLWHAMEETEHKAVSYDVWNLAIKPGLRRYIMRTSVMLLTTVSFWLMVFYVHLRLIFADRTCKNKFFGLGRAFHFLWIHPAPLRKIIPEFFDYFRPSFHPWDEDNRAALERLPKLISEIEAYAAANGEAPSPSIRRKLSAASAAGS, encoded by the coding sequence ATGATGCCAGTCCGCCGCGACGTGCATCCTCACCTGCCGGCTGATCGCATCAGCAACTGGCACGAGCGAGGCCACCACGTCACCCACTTCCTGAACGCGCTGTCGATCTTCTTCCCCGCAGGCGAGCGCTTCTTCATGGACAGCGTGCGCAACTACCGCCATCTGGTGACCGACCCCGAGCTCAAGCAGGCCGTGGCCGGCTTCATCGGCCAGGAAGCCATGCACACGCGCGAACACGTGCTGTACAACGACCTGCTCGACCGCGCTGGCCTGCCCGCCAATCGCATCGACCGCTTTGTCGGCAAGTTTCTGAACGTGCTGCGCAAGTACACGCCCAAGTCGCATCAACTGGCCGTGACGGTGGCGCTGGAGCACTACACCGCCATGCTGGCCAACCAGGTGCTAAGCCATGAAGACGGTCTGGGCCGCAACTCCCAGCCCGGCTACCGCCAGGTCTGGCTGTGGCACGCCATGGAAGAAACCGAGCACAAGGCCGTGAGCTACGACGTGTGGAACCTCGCGATCAAGCCGGGGCTGCGTCGCTACATCATGCGCACTTCGGTCATGTTGCTGACCACGGTCTCGTTCTGGCTAATGGTGTTCTACGTGCACCTGCGGCTGATCTTTGCGGATCGCACCTGCAAGAACAAGTTCTTTGGTTTGGGCCGCGCGTTCCACTTCCTGTGGATTCACCCGGCGCCGCTGCGCAAGATCATTCCGGAGTTCTTCGATTACTTCCGGCCGTCGTTTCACCCGTGGGATGAAGACAACCGCGCAGCACTTGAGCGCCTGCCCAAGCTGATCTCGGAGATTGAAGCGTATGCCGCCGCCAATGGCGAAGCGCCGTCGCCGTCGATCCGCCGCAAGCTGTCAGCAGCAAGTGCAGCCGGGTCCTGA
- a CDS encoding alpha/beta hydrolase, giving the protein MNTATTAELEPFASPPRANLRNVARAMLRPGRIGLRSIGRDVLIARYAKPQSRYLPLMGTRVHYTDEGAANAEGTLLLIHGFGASLHTWDGVLPQLTRRYRVIRLDLPPFGITGPLRDAQGRPRAMELPLYRDFIDAFVDSLGLSKLTLIGNSLGGMVSWDFAVRHPGRVEKLVLIDSAGFPMKLPIYIDLFNHLSVRLTSPWMLPEGIIRAATRDVYGDPSRVSEPTLRRYADFFYADGARQAIGLMVPKFRFDDVDTSGLAAIRVPTLILWGQRDRWIPPAHAGEFARRIPGATLRLYPALGHIPMEEDPVRVGTDLCAFLDQGRVSSRLAETTYQENRP; this is encoded by the coding sequence ATGAACACGGCCACCACCGCTGAACTCGAACCATTCGCCAGCCCCCCGCGCGCGAACCTGCGCAACGTTGCACGCGCGATGCTGCGCCCCGGCCGCATCGGCCTGCGCAGCATCGGGCGCGACGTGCTGATCGCCCGTTACGCCAAGCCGCAATCGCGCTACCTGCCGCTGATGGGCACGCGCGTGCATTACACCGATGAAGGCGCCGCCAACGCCGAGGGCACGCTGCTGCTGATCCACGGCTTCGGGGCCTCGCTTCACACGTGGGACGGTGTGCTGCCGCAACTCACGCGCCGTTATCGCGTAATCCGGCTGGACCTGCCGCCGTTCGGCATCACCGGGCCGCTGCGCGATGCACAAGGCCGCCCGCGTGCGATGGAGCTGCCGCTGTACCGCGACTTCATCGACGCGTTTGTCGATTCGCTGGGGTTGTCCAAGCTCACACTGATCGGCAACTCGCTCGGCGGCATGGTGTCGTGGGACTTTGCCGTGCGGCATCCGGGCCGTGTCGAAAAACTCGTGCTGATCGACTCGGCGGGCTTCCCGATGAAGCTGCCGATCTACATCGACCTGTTCAACCACCTGAGCGTGCGACTGACCTCGCCGTGGATGCTGCCCGAAGGCATCATCCGCGCCGCCACGCGCGATGTGTATGGCGACCCGTCGCGTGTGTCGGAACCCACGCTGCGCCGCTACGCCGATTTCTTCTACGCCGACGGTGCCCGCCAGGCCATCGGCCTGATGGTGCCGAAGTTCCGGTTCGACGATGTTGATACGAGCGGGCTGGCCGCCATCCGCGTGCCAACACTCATCTTGTGGGGCCAGCGCGACCGGTGGATCCCGCCCGCGCATGCCGGTGAATTTGCCCGCCGCATTCCCGGCGCCACACTGCGCCTGTATCCGGCGCTCGGCCATATCCCGATGGAGGAAGACCCCGTGCGCGTGGGGACCGACCTCTGCGCATTCCTCGACCAAGGCCGCGTTTCCAGCCGCCTCGCAGAAACCACATACCAGGAGAACCGCCCATGA